The following coding sequences are from one SAR86 cluster bacterium window:
- a CDS encoding SurA N-terminal domain-containing protein — MSAISNIRKNLSSTGSSIIVGLIVFVLVATFGGFIGNSNISSNEIFSVNGKGIHIGEYNLEANRISSNFDESQNFTEEDIESFTRESIIFKEMFSQQAESIGLKISEKNINDLIRNDLSLYSEEKFDADLFRGLLTRLGMTIDDYRELIESKYLASRLLDFYDNTAFVSTNEAKNFIANSKQKRDLRFRKISLEELATLQEISNEEIENYYNNYPSEFKSLKKINFRSVFFSKNNFMESFQVTSDEIENEKIAIKSSENLNGQIRASHIQLSYDDEQAKEGKRIIANEIVSRIDLGEESFEELVLLYSDDIGTNKIGGDLGFTDGTVFPEEFERELATLNLQEVSQIIELDDSFHILKVTQKNIFDLSDEQVAERILSVKSEEELQNILNEIYENLDNTTLSEISESYDFLIQDNKNLSITNLVTEFEGLEFIDDFDRNNIFINELYGPYNFNGGYILIEPYEFFPSTLKSLSDVKNEIEETLKLASAQIIMPEKINEEISNLQNVVNLERFSSYSDVERNTSLFPQEVTNLIFSISQLKGDNSIISTVHLGDAYIIQLLGVTDFEGIISLEEITETKNALNLALNEIEKDNFYGKLREEASIN; from the coding sequence ATGTCTGCGATATCAAATATAAGAAAAAATTTATCTTCAACTGGATCTTCAATCATTGTGGGTCTAATTGTTTTCGTACTAGTAGCAACTTTTGGAGGATTCATTGGTAATTCGAATATTTCAAGTAATGAAATATTTTCTGTGAATGGCAAAGGTATTCATATAGGTGAATATAATTTAGAAGCAAATAGAATATCTTCAAATTTTGATGAATCTCAAAACTTTACTGAAGAAGATATAGAAAGCTTTACAAGAGAATCAATAATTTTCAAAGAGATGTTTTCTCAACAGGCTGAAAGTATTGGTTTAAAAATATCTGAAAAAAATATTAATGATTTAATCAGAAACGATCTTAGTCTTTATTCAGAAGAAAAATTTGATGCAGATTTATTTAGAGGGCTTTTAACAAGATTGGGAATGACGATTGACGATTATAGAGAGCTAATCGAATCTAAATATTTAGCGTCAAGATTACTGGATTTTTATGACAATACTGCATTTGTATCCACTAACGAAGCCAAAAATTTTATTGCAAACTCTAAACAGAAACGGGATTTAAGATTTAGAAAAATATCTTTGGAGGAGTTAGCAACTTTGCAAGAAATATCTAATGAAGAAATAGAAAATTATTACAATAACTATCCCAGCGAATTTAAATCTTTAAAAAAAATAAATTTTAGATCTGTATTTTTCTCTAAAAACAATTTTATGGAAAGTTTTCAAGTTACAAGTGATGAAATCGAAAATGAAAAGATAGCAATAAAATCTTCCGAAAACCTTAATGGGCAAATAAGAGCAAGCCATATTCAATTATCTTATGATGATGAACAAGCAAAAGAAGGAAAAAGAATTATTGCAAACGAGATCGTATCTAGAATTGATCTAGGAGAAGAATCATTCGAAGAATTGGTTTTGCTTTACTCAGATGATATTGGAACAAATAAGATTGGTGGAGACCTTGGTTTCACAGACGGAACTGTGTTTCCAGAAGAATTTGAACGAGAATTAGCTACTTTGAATCTTCAAGAGGTTTCGCAAATAATTGAACTAGACGATTCATTTCATATTCTGAAAGTTACACAAAAAAATATTTTTGATCTATCTGATGAACAAGTTGCTGAAAGAATTTTATCTGTTAAATCCGAAGAGGAACTTCAAAACATTTTAAATGAAATATACGAAAATTTAGATAACACAACTTTAAGTGAAATTTCTGAGTCTTATGATTTTTTAATACAAGACAATAAGAATTTATCCATAACTAATCTTGTTACTGAGTTCGAGGGTTTAGAATTTATAGACGATTTTGATAGAAATAATATCTTTATAAATGAACTATATGGCCCATATAATTTCAATGGGGGATATATACTAATTGAGCCTTATGAATTTTTTCCTAGCACTTTGAAATCTCTGAGCGATGTAAAAAATGAAATCGAAGAAACTCTAAAATTAGCTTCTGCTCAAATTATAATGCCTGAAAAAATCAATGAAGAAATTTCTAATTTACAAAATGTAGTGAATCTAGAAAGATTTTCGTCCTATTCTGACGTTGAAAGAAACACAAGTTTGTTTCCTCAAGAGGTAACAAATTTAATTTTTTCTATTTCTCAATTAAAAGGTGATAATTCTATAATTAGTACGGTTCATCTTGGTGATGCTTACATCATACAATTATTAGGTGTTACAGATTTTGAAGGAATAATTTCCTTAGAAGAAATAACTGAGACAAAGAATGCCTTAAACCTTGCTCTGAACGAAATTGAAAAAGATAATTTTTATGGAAAATTAAGAGAAGAAGCTTCTATAAATTAA
- a CDS encoding enoyl-ACP reductase, which translates to MSFLKDKKILIVGVANKFSIAAGIAESMHSQGANIILSYQSDRLKKKVEQVGSKIDCEAYIECDVSDDKSIDNLINEVESKWGYLDGLVHAVGFAPANELEGDFTEVATREGFKIAHDISVFSFTALAKASRKLMKDRNAALLTLSYLGAVRTLPNYNVMGVAKAGLESTTRYLANSLGKENIRVNAISAGPVKTLAASGIKSFRKMLSYNASRAPLMRNITTEEVGNAAAFLCSDLASGITGEILYVDAGFNITAMGDLSEAD; encoded by the coding sequence ATGAGTTTTTTAAAAGATAAAAAGATACTGATCGTTGGCGTTGCCAACAAATTTTCTATTGCTGCTGGCATTGCTGAGTCCATGCATTCTCAAGGTGCAAACATTATTCTTTCCTATCAATCTGATAGACTAAAGAAGAAAGTTGAGCAAGTTGGAAGTAAAATTGATTGTGAAGCTTACATTGAATGCGACGTTTCCGATGACAAATCCATTGATAATTTAATAAATGAAGTAGAATCAAAATGGGGTTATTTGGATGGTTTAGTTCATGCTGTGGGATTTGCTCCCGCAAATGAATTAGAAGGAGACTTTACAGAGGTTGCCACCAGAGAAGGTTTTAAAATAGCTCATGACATTAGTGTCTTTAGCTTCACTGCTCTTGCAAAAGCCTCAAGAAAACTCATGAAAGATAGAAATGCTGCCTTACTAACATTATCTTATCTTGGAGCAGTAAGGACCTTGCCAAATTATAATGTCATGGGTGTTGCAAAAGCCGGATTAGAATCTACTACTAGATATTTAGCCAATAGTTTAGGAAAAGAAAACATTAGAGTGAATGCCATATCTGCGGGACCTGTTAAAACTCTGGCTGCTTCAGGAATAAAAAGCTTTAGAAAAATGCTCTCTTATAATGCTTCGAGAGCTCCATTAATGAGAAATATTACAACTGAGGAAGTTGGTAATGCTGCTGCCTTTCTTTGTTCTGATTTAGCCAGTGGAATTACTGGAGAGATTTTATATGTAGACGCTGGATTCAATATTACAGCGATGGGAGATCTTTCCGAAGCAGATTAA